Within Bacillus sp. E(2018), the genomic segment ACGGGGCAGACACTGAGCCACATTCGTACGTTTCACTCTAATAAGTGTCTCAGTTGCCCGGCTTATGAAGTTCCTTGCTCCTGCGTCTACAAGTGATGCTTCGTAGTAAGCTTCCTCGTCGCATGCCTTAAAAGAAGTATCTCATGTGGTAGGCACGCACCTTCCACTCCAATCAATCGTCAAAGGTGACAAGGAGTTAAAAGCAACAACTTTCTAATAAAGAGCTTATTTAAAAGACTGAAGTGGCACCGCTAGAGTACCTGATTTTTCCCCGTTCTTAGGACTATAGTAAAACAGTTCGAGCATGACGGTTCCGTTTATAGGCAGATCATCCTCTGGAATTTTAACTTCGAACGAAAACGGTGCCCAATCTGGTCCGCCTTTCTCGATTCGTTCATTCTTTTCGATAAAAACGTTATGACCATCAGAAACAGAATAGGCAAATGAGCCTTCAAACACTCTTGCCTGCCCTGATACTTTGTAAGTACCGTCTTTTCCTGAAAAGTGTATATCTCGAAAAGCATTATTATTCTTTTCTTCAGATCCGCCTTGAAGAGTAAGCGTTTCTTCTACAGTTAGATTCTCAGTACTCAATGATCCTGGAGCTATTTTGTTAGGTAGAAAGGTTGCTTGAACTGTATATATACCTGCTTTATTATTCTCTGCAGAAATCTTCCACTTTGTTTTCCAAATATGGCTTGCCCCAGCTTTTATATGTACATCCTCCCGTTTCTTCTCGTATTTCTTTCCCGCGGAATGTCTAAATACTTCTTTTTTCGAAGAATCTAGGATAGCCACATCGAACATCTTGGAACTATTGAAAGATAAAGTTACCGTATGATTGCTATGATTCTCAAGAACAGCAAGCACATCAATTCCATCATTTCTTTGTTGGATAGATAGAACGGGACTGAGCTGAGAAGTAACTTCTCCGTGCTTACCTTTAGGTTTATCTTGTCCTTTGCCACACGCTGATAGTAAGAATACAACCGTACAAACAGTTAGAAAGAATTTAAATGGCTTCATATTATCATTCACCTCACTTTCATTTTTACCTCTATATGGCGATTTTATTGAAAACATTCGCAAAAAAACACACGGTATGGACCTTGTCCATACCGTGTGTACAAAAGTGAAAGTTTGTATTTGTGTGGGGTCAGACCCCTTAGTCATTTCTGAAGAAACCGTAGATGCCTGTTGTGTGAACGATATTTGTGAAGGCATTCGGATCTACCTCTTTAAGCACCTGCTCAAGATCATAAAGTTCATAGCGTGTGATTACGATGATGAGCATCTCTTTATCCTGCTTAGAGAATGCTCCTTTTGCGGGTACGATCGTAATTCCACGCACCATTTTTCCGTGAATGGCTTCTTGAATCTCATTCCCCTTCTTCGTAACAATCATCGCTGTTAGCTTTTCGTGACGCGTATGTACAGCGTCAATAACACGTGATGATACATAAAGAGCAACAAGCGTATATAACGCCTTCTCCCATCCGAAAAGGAAGCCTGCTGCAAGTATGATCAATCCATTGAGGATAAAGAAATAACCACCGATCGGTTTGTTCTTCATTCTTGATAAGATCATAGCGATAATATCAAGTCCTCCTGTTGATGCTCCATACTTCAATGTAACACCAACACCTAAGGCAGCGATAACTCCGCCGAAAACCGCATTCAAGAGTATATCAGATGAAACAACCGTAATAGGTATGATCTCTAGAAACGCCGTAATCATGATGACACTCAAGAAACTATATACCGTAAATGACTTTCCTACTTTCAGCCAGCCTAAAATCGTCACAGGAATATTAAATAATAAGTACAAAATACCAGTGCTGATCGGAAAAGCCGTATTAACGAGCAGTGATGAGATCAGCTGAGAAACACCTGTAAAACCACTCGCATATACCTTTGCCGGTATTAAGAACATGTTAAGTGAGACGGCATTAAGCAGGGCTCCTACAATTATGAAAAAGATCTTTTTAAGTTCAGTGATCCCTAGATCATTTAAGCGAAAACGTTCTGTCATCAGTGAGAGTCCCTCCTTTTTTCATTAATCCAAGATTCATTTTTAACAGATAAAGATGCCTCGCGTCAATAGTCATAAGAGCTATTTTTCAAACATGATCATTGCCTTTTCATTCCATCACAAGTTAAACTATAGAAAAAAGCCAAGCAGGTGAACAATAATGACTACAATAATAACCGATACAGGATCTGATCTACCTAAACAATTATTGGACGAATACGAGATTATCATGCTGCCTTTAATCGTACAGGTCAATGATGAAGAGTATTTAGATCGATCTAACATCGAACCAAAACAGTTATATACATATATGAAGGAAGGCGCCGTTCCAAAAACAGCACAAGTTCCTCCGTCAATCATTAAAGAAACTTTAACTTCATGTGCGAGAAATGGACAACCTGCCATCTATATCACTTTATCTTCAGGAATCAGTGGGACCTATCAAACAGCTGTGCTTATGAAAAATGAAGTGCTTGAAGAATATCCAAACGCTCAAATAGAAGTATTTGATAGCCTATCCGCATCATTAGGATATGGTTTGATGGTTTATGAAGCAGCTAAAGAAGCGAAAGAAGGAAAACCTTTTGAAGAGATTCTTCACACGCTTCAACACTACCAAACACACCTTGAACATATTTTTACCGTTGATGACCTTGAATATTTATTGCGCGGCGGCAGAGTGAGTAAAACTGCAGCTGTCATGGGGACACTTTTAAAAATAAAGCCTGTTCTTCATATGGAAGACGGCAAACTGTTTCCACTTGAAAAACTGCGTGGGAAGAAGAGAGTTCTAGGACGCATGGTAGAAATCATGAAAGAAAGAGCTTCTTCTCTTGATGACATTACGATCGGCATCAGTCATGCTGATGATACCGAGACAGCAAAAGCGCTAAAAGATTTAATCATCGAAGAAACAGGAAACAAAAACATTTTAGTTACGATGATCGGTTGTGCAATCGGCGCTCATGCGGGACCTGGAACAATAGCCTTGTTCTTTTTAAATACACCTAAAGAAGCATCTTAAAACATGATGCATAATGAATC encodes:
- a CDS encoding BsuPI-related putative proteinase inhibitor — encoded protein: MKPFKFFLTVCTVVFLLSACGKGQDKPKGKHGEVTSQLSPVLSIQQRNDGIDVLAVLENHSNHTVTLSFNSSKMFDVAILDSSKKEVFRHSAGKKYEKKREDVHIKAGASHIWKTKWKISAENNKAGIYTVQATFLPNKIAPGSLSTENLTVEETLTLQGGSEEKNNNAFRDIHFSGKDGTYKVSGQARVFEGSFAYSVSDGHNVFIEKNERIEKGGPDWAPFSFEVKIPEDDLPINGTVMLELFYYSPKNGEKSGTLAVPLQSFK
- a CDS encoding YitT family protein produces the protein MTERFRLNDLGITELKKIFFIIVGALLNAVSLNMFLIPAKVYASGFTGVSQLISSLLVNTAFPISTGILYLLFNIPVTILGWLKVGKSFTVYSFLSVIMITAFLEIIPITVVSSDILLNAVFGGVIAALGVGVTLKYGASTGGLDIIAMILSRMKNKPIGGYFFILNGLIILAAGFLFGWEKALYTLVALYVSSRVIDAVHTRHEKLTAMIVTKKGNEIQEAIHGKMVRGITIVPAKGAFSKQDKEMLIIVITRYELYDLEQVLKEVDPNAFTNIVHTTGIYGFFRND
- a CDS encoding DegV family protein — protein: MTTIITDTGSDLPKQLLDEYEIIMLPLIVQVNDEEYLDRSNIEPKQLYTYMKEGAVPKTAQVPPSIIKETLTSCARNGQPAIYITLSSGISGTYQTAVLMKNEVLEEYPNAQIEVFDSLSASLGYGLMVYEAAKEAKEGKPFEEILHTLQHYQTHLEHIFTVDDLEYLLRGGRVSKTAAVMGTLLKIKPVLHMEDGKLFPLEKLRGKKRVLGRMVEIMKERASSLDDITIGISHADDTETAKALKDLIIEETGNKNILVTMIGCAIGAHAGPGTIALFFLNTPKEAS